From the Haliaeetus albicilla chromosome 6, bHalAlb1.1, whole genome shotgun sequence genome, the window CTCCCTAGAGATACCTTTGCTTTCTACTTCCATTGGCTCATCTGGTCTCTCCTTCATCTCCGgttcctctacttttttttcatctgcttctgTGGGGTTCACCGGGGATTTTGCTTCCTGTGGTGGCGTCTCCACAGGTTGGGCACACTGCTGAGGACAGAAATCAATGAGAAGCGAGGTAAAGCAGTGCATGGCAACAGAAGACAGTCACAGCAGTCTGGAAAGCAAAGACACACAAAACTGTCAGGCCAATTCTGAGGACCTGAGAACTATCCTTAACTATCATTCCAAGAGCTCACCTCTGTCTCAGCAGCTGAGTAACACAGAAGAAGGGGCAGAAGTAGAGATGTTTCCAAGTGCATGAGGCAAACAAGCAACCCAACACTCACCTCCATAGGGACCTCTGTTTCAGtagcagcagcactgagctcTTTCTCTGGTTCAGATGACTCTCCTTGCTCCTTAGCACTGGCTCCTTCTTCTACTTTTATTCCTTCCTCTGTGTGTTCCACAtcccagagcagcacagcagacaAAAGAAGAGAAGTCATCAGTAGGGTCTTTCCCTCACTGTTACCAAGCACACATCTCCTTTGCTCCCAGAGACTAGGCCCATCAAAATGGGACCAACACCACTCAAGATGACCTGCCCTTTCCAGCCCACTTGAAATGCTGggcttctcttctccctgaTGTCAGCTCATCCATGGAAAGCTAGTGTCCTCTCTTGCCTTTAAGGGCTTGCCACATGTCTTTGGCAGCCCTCCTAACATGAGAGGTAAGTTGATCTGCGTCCACCCCCAGACCCCACCACCACAGCTCCGGTGAGGGGAACAGCCAGGATGAGGTCAGGACGCAGGACTGTACAAGAGGGGAGCTCTCACCGGGTGGAGGGACAGGGGCAGGCGTATTTGGCTGCGTATCGCCTGGTGTCGAAGGAGTTGGAGTTTTGGGAGAGGGCGAGCTTGGCTGCGAAAGTTTCTTGTTCTCCTCTATCTCTGCCAGTTCTGGCATACTCCAACGGCCATTCACATGCTCAAACTCCTGTACCTGCacaagaaggagagaaagacaTCATCATCGGAGGAGTCACACAAAGCTTGTCCTCAAACCACAAGAGACAGACCACTCAGCACACGACAAAAATAGGTGTGAAAGGAGCTCAGGATGCCAGTGACTACAAGTTCTATGAAAAGCAAAGGCTACATTGCTCTGCTAGGCGCCTTACCTTTTTGCGTATAAGTGACATAACCCCAATGCGAGTAAGGACATGCTGTCGAGAAAGACCTTCCCGTGGGACCCCATCCGCAAAGGTCTCTGCACCATCAGCGCCAGGTTCACATAAATGGCGCATAAACAGTGAGACGTAGGCCCTGGAGCAGTTAAGAGTCAAGCAGTTAGACTATAAACCAGGTTAGCTGCAGACATGCATTGTCAGACCCCTTCCAACACATAAGGGAAACCACTGCAAGACTCCTAACCCAGAGTAACACAAGTTCTGGGGTTGGGTTTCAGGCTCCTTTAAGGGAGAAGTTCCTGACAAGAATTACTACATGGATAAAGGACACACAGCTGACTCAGAGTCTTGAGCCAGAAACAACCGTAAGCCCAAAAAGGACTCAGGGAGAGTATTCATTACATGCTTGCATGGCCATGCTACTCCTCTAAAAGCATTTACTTTTGGTGACCGATGAGTCCAAGGAAGAGAACTAGGCACAAGCCCCTAGTCTCTTCCAGCTTATACTTCATTCCCCCACATAAAATCAGCTAATACATTAAAGGAAATGTAGTCTCTAAGGAAAGGCCCAAAAGGCCCAATTCTCATTCTTCCCCAAAGGGTCTAGATGTTGCCAGTCTTCCACCCCTGCCTAATGCAGACTCACTTGAACTCTTTCTCTGACTTGCCACGGAGGTCCCGAACAAGCCACTGAGTGGTGAAGGCATCCTGAGGTGGCATTCCATAGCGCATGATAGCATTGAGGAAGGCTTTCCGCTGGCGGGCATTGAAACCCAAGACCTAGAATGGAGGAGAAGACAGACAGATACAGCAAGAGCCATACAGAAGCAGCTAGGATGCAAATGCCTGCCCTGGTACTACTTACCTCAATGTTCCCTCCCACACGGGCAAGTAAAGGAGGCAGAGGCTTATCCTTATCATTTCTCAGGCCTTTGCGGCTAGGCCGACGAGCTGCTGAAGAGAGAAATGCAGCTAAGGAGGAGAGACAATGCACAGCATATTGTTGTGTGAATATTTCCCTTGCAGAACAGCACCACAAAGTGTATAAATCACCCAAATCAAGTCCCAGCTGTTTCCACACTCAGAGAAAGTGACCCAGGAACTCTGGCTTCACCAGAACTTACCTTCAGACCTCTCATCAAAGTCCTCATCTCCTTCTTCAGAAGCAACTGAATAGTCTGACTGATTATCTGACTGGTCATCCTGCcagtctgaaagaaaaacagcacgTGAGCCTGAGACGCTACTCCGTTACTTCCCAGCAACATATACTTACACCCATTTCTCCCTCAGGTTCCTGTGGATTTGTACCTCTATCCTCCTGTGAGCCATCATTGTAGTTAACTTGCTTGCGAATACGTTTGCCCTTGCCCAGATTCCTGGCCAGATCTTCCTGTTGCTGTTCATAATGGTGACGCAGTAGCTTCTCCCAGTAATCAGGATCCACTGACTCCTCCTGCTTAATGATCTCCCGTTcaacctcctcttcctcctgccacaGAGAAGTAACAAATTTAGATCCCTATGCTCCAGATCCCAACCTGCCTGAGCAGATGTATGTCTGCTCACCCTTAAAAGCATCAGACCTCAGCCTGCTTAAATGATCTTCCATCATCCAGGAGAAGATACTAGCTGACATCCACCTCATACTCACCCCCATCTCCTCTTCACGAACCACATACTGGGCCACCTTGAAGGAGCTGAGATACTCATTCATGCCCTGAAGTTCTGTATCTTCCGTTTCATCCTGGTTCCGATCCAACAGACGCTCAATTGCTTTATCATCATAGTGGATGACACTGCTGTCCTCACCTTCTTTGTTATCCCCTGAGGCAAGAGCACAGACACAGTTGCTGTGTGGCTCTCAAGGGACTAGGAAAGGGACTGCCACCCTAGACCTCTCTGTAGAGCTATAATCAGCACTGTGCCTACAGTCACTCGCTAAGTAAGGAGCCAGACCTCCCCACCTCCTTCAGTTCTACTCCCAGGCACTCACCCCCCTCAGTAGCCTCATCCTTGAAGAGCTCTTCAGTGCCAAATTTGAGAATGTCATCAAGTTCCTGTTTGGACATGGAGCCTGTCTTGGAGCCCAACCCTGGTCTCACTACCAGATGAGTTAGCATCATTTTCTTCTTGGCCACCTGAGTGATACGCTCCTCCACTGAGGCCCTTGTCACAAAGCGGTATATCATCACTTTCTTGTTCTGTCCAATTCTGTGTGCACGACTGAAGGCCTAGAAAAGAGATGCGCTCAGAACAGTCTAGAGCTACACAAGTAGTAGTCTGATACACCCCGCCTACCTCCACAAGTTTCCCAGTTGCCTTCATGGTGGCTCTTAACATCAGTGAAGGCTGGGCCCTGGAAGAACCCTCCACTATTTCACTTCCCATCCTCACTGCTCTAATTTTGCTTCACTTCTAAAGGGGAACTCTCACATTCCTTCACTCCTCCTGATGAGTTCACTTCCCCTCTTCCTCAGGGTTACTCCACAGTGAGTGGTCTCATTCAGACTCACCTGGATATCATTGTGGGGGTTCCAGTCTGAATCATAGATAATCACAGTATCTGCTGTGGCCAAGTTAATACCAAGACCCCCAGCTCGAGttgaaagcagaaagcagaactgCTGAGCACCAGGAGCTTAGataaaaagagagaacaaaagtAATCAAGGGTGAGTGCATTACTCAAACAAGGATTTCTATCTGATCCACATCACCTGAGGGGGAATCGCTACTAATTTAAGATTCCAGGAGAGCAATGGAAGACTTGGGCCACAACAACCCCATGTTGACCGCTAAGCACATACAAGgcaacagttttcattttgcaaagaaagTAGGAGGATCCATACCATTGAAGCGATCAATAGCTTCCTGACGCATGTTCCCTGTGATTCCTCCATCAATCCGCTCATATTTGTACCCTTCGTGTTCCAAAAAGTCTTCCAGAAGGTCCAACATTTTAGTCATCTGCGTAAcagaaaaacaccaccacaaaagAGTGAGGGACAAGGTGATACCAGATCAACAGGCTCCTTTATCATTATCAGAAAAAGAGTTCCCAGCCTTAAGGTTTTCCCCCATATACCTGAGAGAATATGAGCACCCTGTGACCTCCTTCCTTCAGGTTCTTTAACATCTTCtggagcagcaacagctttccagagGCTCGAATAAGAGCACTCCCATCATACATGCCATTTGGCATTTTTGGAGCTTCctgagaagaagagaaaaggagtaaggggtggaggaagaaaaaagcttgaAGGGATGTAACTTGGTCTTGGTCCCTAGCTGTGTCCATCAGATGCTGACTCACATCTGGTCATTTAGCTTGGCACAACCACAATGTGTACCACATGGAACACCAGTGCTACCCTGTGCCTCCTTCTCTTGCGGTTTGACTCCTAGATGCCCTCCTTTTCCTTACTGACTTAGTCTCGACTCTTACCGTCTTCACCATCTTGCATGAGTCACAACGTAGCTCCTACCTGTCATACAAAGatactggaaaaggaaaggccTTCCAGAATGTTGGGTCTACAATAACAACAGgatgaaaaaaaacacagaagcagaaagagaggaaggggaaCCCCTCCATGCTTTGCTAGGGAGCTAACTGGATCCCCAGAAACAGCCAGCAGGGAATTTGCTTATACAGAATAAGTGACTGGACATACCATAGCAGCCACAGGAAAGAGGTAGGGGTGGTTACAGCACTTCTTCAGATCCATAACAACATTGAGCAAGGAGACTTGGTTACCACCACCCCGTGCATTCAGTGCCTCAAAGTTTCTTgtcaaaatgtatttgtaatatttcctgaaaagaaaacaaaacaaaaaccaagtcAGACACCCCTCATAGAATAACAAACATACTCTCTTGCTAAACTCTGCACAGCTCCTGGCATTACCTGCCAGCTACCTAGGCTCTGCCAGTGGCATTCACTATCTCTTTATCCCTTACATCAGAGCACAGGATTAGTCCTCCCTCTGCTATAGCAGCAGCAAGAAATCTTCCTCCTATCCACTGTGTAGAAAGCCCTATAGTGAGGATGAGGCTGTTTCTGCATCCTCTTTGAAACAGTGGCAGAACAGAGCAACAGTAGTTTAAGCAGCAGGTGCTCTCTTCATCCTCACACTCACTTCTGCATggggctcaactccactctgACAATGAGTTCAGTCTTAGATGGCATATTCTTGAATACATCAGCTTTGAGACGCCTCAGCATGTGTGGGCCCAGCATGTCATGCAGTTTCTTGATCTGATCTTCCTTGGCAATATCTGCAAACTCTTCTAGGAAGCCCTCCAAGTTactgcagagaaacagacaCTCAGCAAAAGCgacaaaggaaaaagagcaaaaaaaatgaggaagggGATAGGAGTGACAAGACAGGCAGGCTGACTTGCACTGCAAGACATACTGGAATCTCTCTGGTGTCAGGAAGTTCAGCAGGTGGAACAGTTCTTCCAGGTTGTTCTGCAGGGGAGTTCCTGTAAGCAGCAGCTTGTGCTGGAGCGAGTAACCGTTGAGCACACGGAAGAACTGGGAAGTAGAGAGCAGGGAAGAaatggtgggggaaaaaaaccaaaacaacagatCACATGAACTTGTCTAAGGCTTATTAAGTCACAAgcctacaaaaaaaataatttctcctagaaaaaaaagttgacaCCAAGCTAGGGCTCAATTTAGATCACATCAGCTGTTTAGACAAGAGCTCCAAGTAGTTCACATTCCAGTCAGGGTCACTAGACTGATCTCATTTGGATCATTGTTCTGCATACCTAAAACATGACTGTAGCAAATCCTACAAGCCATCAGGTGCTGGTAGGGTTCCTTTGCTCTTTTAAGTTACAAGCTCTTTCAGACCACCAATAATTTCCAGACTGCTATACTACGTACTTTTTCTTGCTAAATTAGTGTTCCACATTCTTACAACTACTCCGCCTTGAGAATTCTAGAAATAGCTAAGTCACTCTTCCTATTCATATCAATCCTGGCAATGTTCCAGAGCTCTGAacaagcagaggagaaaaagagctAAGGGTTTGCCAATCTGTCTTTAAAGTAATTTGTGCTGGTTTTCACAACAATGAAGTAATTCCAGACAGAGGTATTGAGCAGTTAAAGTACTGAACCGAAAAGCACAAGTGTACCACGTTCAGCAGCACAAATTAACAATAAGgcagtaatttatttattagctTGGCCAtttctttgcttattttacACTTAGCACAATACAAGGTCAAATTTAATATAAGTAGCTTGTACTAGgtggcaaacaaacaaacaaaaaaaagagaaacccaCCACCACCTATGTTTTGGTTATCACAGCAGAAGGATCCTTCTAGTGGCCTCCACAGGGATTTATCTTTCTACATAGTTACAGACAAAAAACATTCTTATTTTGGAATCAATGATTATATCTGCAAAACTTTGGTAGATAACCATAATCTGTCAAGAAGCATCTGACCTGTTTTGCAGCGAAACGTCTGAAGCTGTCCTTAGGGGACAGGAAGCTGCTCAAGAAAAAGGTAGATTTAATGGTCTTGGTGGATAACCAATTGTAACTATTAGTCATAGAGCAACCTTGAGCCTTTACATCCTTTTTCAATTTATGAATATTAATAGTAAGCATTCATTACTGCTTCCAATAATTTCAATGCTAAGCATAGAATGGCATCCAGTCTTAGTGCCTACAATAAAAAAGATCTGGAAATTGGACTGCAAGCACAGCTGTGATGTCTCAGAAAGATGCCTCATGCCAAGATCCAAAAAgctaaagccatttaaaaaaaaagagaaaagaagaaatcaagaagcaatttttttttacacagtcTCCAAGAACCTCTAAAACCAGATTTCCAATAACAATTGTTTTTAGCCTAGTCAGCACTAGAACCCAGCTGGAGACAGAAAAAATCGATATCAGAATTAAGGCACAAGGGATTAGGGAGGGGCTGGATTAAGAAAGTATAGTCAAGCCTACTGAACTCAAAAAAGCTTAGTTAAGGTACAGCCTCATATAAAAGCAGCTATATAGCTTTCAGCATCTACTCAGACATTTTTGAACACCTCTGTCCACCTCTCCAATTCCTATAACATCTAATTAGTTCTGCTACAAAGCTAGATGAATGCAGACAGCAAGCCTACTCTGGAAGCAGGACAATTATGCTCATGCAGCTTGTTTTATGCTCAGTATAGTAAACCTTTCCAGAACAGAGGCGGCACAGATATATGATCTGCTTTCAGAGAAGCCAGTCTGTATTTGAGAGCAACAACAGCATccaggtttttctgttttccagtctACACCAACTGCCTATTCACCCAGAGAGAAAGCTGTTTTAACCAGTGATATGTATAAAAGTGAAGTTGTTGCCAATGATAATCAATCTTCAAATGAAggctgttgatttttttttgttaaagaatgCATCAAATTTACTAATGAACTCATGACTAAAGAGTTAGCAGACAAACTTATGTGCTTAGGAACAGCTACCTAAACTCCTGAACACTCTCTGCCCATGCCCCCCTGCAACATATGCCATGCCTATAAACCACCTATGCTTCTCTGTACCTTAGACTGATTGTTCTTCAGTCTGTGAGCTTCATCCACAATGAGACAGGCCCAGTCAATAGAGCCTAGTATGGCCATATCAATTGTGATCAGTTCATAGGAGGTGAGAAGCACGTGGAACTTCACAGCAGCCTccttctgcaaaggaaaaagatgaaCATGGTAATGGGATAGGGGAATGCCCCAGGACAAAAGTAGATGCAGTGTTTCTCCAGCAAGTTATTCTGATGAGCCCTGGTCAAACAGCACATCAGAAACTTTTCACACCCACAGTTTCCTGTCACAAGATTCAAAATGCTACCCAAACCATTCTAGCCTTTTAATCCCCCATTTCTCTCTTAACACATAAGTCTCCTCAACCCCCTCAGTACCTGCTACTTCTGGACAGTTGCCAAATGTTGTAACAGAGAAGTTTAACAAATAAGCATCAAATAGAGGCATGTTAAGGAAATGAGATTTGGAGAACAGTGGCTCATCAAAAAGCTAAGACTTAAAAAAGGTAAGTAGTTTATCATGGAACTTTAAATTACTGTTAGTATTTAATGCAGTTCAATTTCAAGGGAAGCAAAGAAGTCCCAGCTATCTCTGCCACTGGAAAAGCTTTAGCTCCCATCTTGCTTCTACCAGGAAGACTAAAGTTCTACAAAAACTAGCCCCCTAGATCAGGCTCTTCACTCCTGTCAGGGCAAAGAATGCCATTTCTCAGATGTCTAGGTATGGCCTCACTGTCTGTAATCTCTGAGGAACCGGCTAAGTTCACACTTCTTTGTATGTTTGTCTTATTCATAGAGTGGCAATTCTGACATTGACTTAGATCTGTAGAAGTGATGCGCAACTTCACAGATTAAGTAGAAGAGATAGAGGGACTTGCCTATGGTCAGTATTACCTTAGTCAACTCTTTTTTCAGTACTAAATTAGTTCAGACTAGTAGGAGTGTTTAAGCAGTCTAGAACGGGAGCCTAAATGCCCACTAGTCATCAATTTGCAGTTATTTCCCCTTGGAAACTACACGCATAATCAGTTCCCAGAGTATCTGAATCTCAGCTGCCAAAAGCCAGTCCAGTGCATCTCTTCTTTCAGTTCAGGCTTGCATTACAGCAGAGTTCTGTACCTTCATTCTGGATGCTTTTTTGCCTCCACGTATGGCATTATCCTCAAATGTGAACTCATTCTCACGGATAATGGCTCGGCTATCTTTGTCCCCAACGTAGGTCACTACATACATATCTGGGGCCCACATCTCAAATTCTCGTTCCCAGTTGATGATTGTGGACAGCGGGGCACTCACCAAGAAGGGACCCTTTGAGTGGCCCTACAAATAGAGTCAGTAAGAGCATTAGATGAATGCAACCACTAACACAGGCAGCATCTCCCTGGGTAGTGATCTCCCAGCTCTCACCTCTTTGTACAAGGAATATAGGAACACAGCTGTCTGCACAGTCTTTCCCAGACCCATTTCATCAGCCAAGATTGTATCTGTGCCCTGGGCCCAGGAGAAGCGCAGCCAGTTCAGTCCTTCCAGTTGGTAGGGATGCAAGGTCCCCCCTGTTACATCGAGGTACTCTGGTTGCCGGTCATATTTCACTGTTGGCTacagtagggaaaaaaaggaagagttgaGATCCTTTACCTTAGCTAGGCAACTACCAAGACTCCCTTCCCAGCCACCCATATATTCCCTACTGCAGATGAGACTTCACAGATGACAACCAGACTAGCACCAGACAAAATTCCCAAATGGCCAAAGGTATCAACcaaaaagccctttttttttgtgaaatccTTTTGCCAAGAGCCAGCCAGCATCTCACCCAATGGACAAGATGGGCCTTTGTCTGAAGGCTCTATAACCTCTTTGTTCTTTGGGCCAGGAAGGAACTCTAAACCATATGGCTCTTCACTCTTCAGTTTCCCATTTAcctgcctccctccccaaaGTAAGCAACTGTATCAGGTGGTTCCTAAGCAATAAACAGTAACTTACATCTACTGTGGGAGTCTCAGGGGGCCTTTCCAGTTTCCGCATCTTCACTTTCTTTAACTTCTTACCAGGCCTGCCCTCTTCACCTCTCATCAGCTCCCTATGCAGACAGAGTCCCAAGAATGTGCAAGTTTAATGGCTTTTGTAACGGATCAAGGGAAAACTACTGCAAAGAACAGGAGGGTGATCACCCAACTCAAATAGGCTCAAGAGAACAGGGCTGGAACTTTCATGAATTGGTGGTGGAGAGGCACAAGGTCCCTGCCCAAAGGAATAAGGAGTCAGCAACAAGAAGATGCTTCTTTGCTATTATCTCCATATATTAATCCAGCCAGTGCTAGGGGCTGACATACTCCAGTGTTTTCTcttgagggaagggaaaggaacaCCACCTCTAGATACTTGTCTTACCTGTGATTCCAGTAGGCTTGCTTGTAGAGGTCATAATCTTGGATGTCCACATCTTCACTTTCCCAGGATGCCTGGTCATAAGGTAGGTCTCTCCATTTAATCAAATAGTGGACATTCCCCTTCTTATCCACACTGCAGAAGAAACCAGTCAGTCTTAAGCACAGTGAAATGACAGTATTCACCCAATCCTCTCAaatgggagaggggaaaaggattCCTTGATGaagcaacagaaacagaagaacagcGTCTGTCATACCAAAGGAGCTCCTGCTGTTTCCCCCAGTCATATTGCAGTTTACCTTATCCATTCTCCCTTAGCCCTGCTTAAGGTCTTTGCTGAAAATCCCTTTGCTACTTCCCCTACCTATGGTTAAGGATCCTGTGGATCATCATCCACTCGGGCTTGATCCCATATCGATAGAAGCGCTCCTCCATCTCAGCATATTTGGGGtccttgttttttctctttcggcttttctcctcttcccctccaaaGTCCCCTGAGGGTGGCTCATCCATATCATTTTTGCGTTGGTAGTTACGAAACATGACCTGGCAGTGCAGCTCCAGCTGGAGCCAGGACAGAAGCAGTTAGTAGGTGTTTTCCCCTCAACCAACCAACATACCTCCCCACAACTATCCACCCTTATGATGTGGTTAGAGTCCTCCGCTCACCTGCAACTCTGACACCCATGAGCAGTGCCAGTAGGACATGCCCTGCCACTTGACAAAGAACTGCCTTTCAGGCCGACCCTCCAGAGGCTTAGGGGGAGGAGCATTAGGGTCTGCATCAGGTGGACGTGGTGGCGGGGGGCCAACCGGGGGCTGACCCCATTTCCAGATCAGGATCTTCTGCACCTTTCCTTTCAAAGCTGGGCACTGAAAAGTTAAACAAAGCTTGTTACATCAGAGTGTACATACTCTTAACACACAAGCACCAAGTAGCAGAAACATACAGAGTCACAGTTCTCTTCCTTCATTACAGCTTGGACTTGGAAGCTTTCATCCTCTTATCTCCAGCATTTCTTTGAGCTTTCTCCagtttgtcttttcttcctagGACTGACAAACCCCAAACTGAATTCTGTATCTCAATTTAGTTGTCTCCCCAGGGCCACACCAATTCAGAAATTCTacaggaaatacagaaattgcTAGGCTTTATGAGCCCAGTAGTCTATCCAACCACAACTCCATTGAAAGTTtgtagagaaaatattttgctgtagAACTAATCAGCCCAGCACAGGGATATGTCCTGAAGCAGCTTCTTTTGTTCATCATCTTAAAAGTCCTTATCACCTAATGAAAGTACCTAACACCATTTATAATACTTCATTTCAAGAACTTCCTGGAAAAGTGTGACATTTCTCCCAACCATCTACTACAAAAGGGCTTGGCATTACAGAGCTTGCAGTGCAAAAAAACTGTTTGGCTCAgcatcaaagtattttttttaagcactggaTTTGCTTGCACTCATTGTCCTGCTTCTACGTACATACAGGATCCAAGAAAATTAAGCCTTTGGCATCCTGAACCCAAAACTGCACAACTACTCAGCACATGGGCAAACCTCATGAGACTCAATGCTGTAaccctgtgctttctgctgtCTGGAGAAAGCAGCCAATCGACAAGGTGCAATCCAGCCACAAAAAAATCAGCCCTCGCTGTTTCATGACAAAAGTGTGAGACGACATAGACTCTTCCGAAGACTAATCATTTCTGGGAAAATATGATGATCCAAGGGGATTAGATTGATCATCTCTTGTAACAATAGGAGAATGGTACTAGCAGAAACTCACAGTGCAACGAGGACACAGCCACTCTCCATTAGGAATCTCTGGCAATGGGGGATTCAGACAGTGGATGTGATAGGATGAAGGACAGGCatcacagcacagcagctctcCTCCATCCTTGCAGACTCTACAGAACTCCATATGATGGtcatcctcttcctcagcaTCCCCCACAACATCTTCCAGGATTTCCTCACCTTCAGAGTTATCCTCTTTTGCTTCCCACTGAATGCCCTCTTTTTCCTACAGGAGAGGGAAATCAGAAAACCGAAGTCACACATTTGTGATTATTTTATGACCGCAGAAGAACGGCCCCAAGTCACTTGACATCCCCCTCCATGATCTCTTGCACAGTGTGGGGGAATCCAGTACTTACACAGTGTGGGCAGCTCCATTTGCCCTCTGGGGCTTTCTCCATGTCTGGGTCCAGGCAAACCATGTGGTAGGCACGAGGGCAGGTATCACACAGTATAatttctcctccctgctggCACACCTCACAGTAGTCCTGGTGATCAGTCTCATAGCCATCCACAGCCACTGTGGAGTCCTCCTCACCTGCAGAGGGTGGTGAGGAGTTACAGCAGTACAAGCCACAGGTACAGGCTTCCTATAGCAAGGGAGGGTACTCACCCCACAGCCTATGTAGTAATATAGAGATCCAGAATCCAAAACTCTTGCTCCATCTATGTAAGTAAATAGGGCAGGGAGCAAGAGCAAAACAAGCCCCTTTGTGCCTCCTTCCACCCATGAAATTAAAGGTGTAGCTGAGGCCAGGAAAACTCAGCACTGTGTCTGTTCCCCTACCAAGGTAAGAAAGAACTCCTGAAAACCttttccttattaaaaataacatcaggTTCTTCCTTCACAAACAATTTTCCTCCCTCAAGCATGCTGTTAAATACCCAAATTCTGCACAGACATTCCTCTAATCTTTCTACACACTTAGCTGCGCTTCCAACTCCAACTGACAGCAAGCATCaatacctttctttttctttttcccagctttgaGTTTTTTGCGACTGCGGCTACTACGGCTTGTAGACCCATCTGAAACAGAGTAGCTGTTGATGCTGGCATCATCAAAGTCTGACTCCACATCCAGATCATCATCTTCACTCTGaggtagattaaaaaaaagctatgctACTGAGGCACCCATGCTGAGGGCTGCAATCAGACATACATCCTAGCATTTCTAGCACATCATCACCTCCTCCTCAGAAGGTCAAGGAAGGAGCATCACTTACTGATGATCTTTTACGCTTGGAACCAAATCCTCCCAGTTTGATTTTCAAAGGTGCCACCTTCTTTGTTTTAGGT encodes:
- the CHD4 gene encoding chromodomain-helicase-DNA-binding protein 4 isoform X3, with the protein product MASGIGSPSPCSGGSDDDEMEILLNNAIPQHPEPEEEPEEELLSEAETPKIKKKKKPKKLKEPKVPKLSKRQKKELGDSSGEGNEFVEEEEEVLRSDSEGSDYTPGKKKKKKLGPKKEKKNKAKRKEEEEEEEEDDDSKEPKSSAQLLEDWGMEDIDHIFTEEDYRTLTNYKAFSQFVRPLIAAKNPKIAVSKMMMVLGAKWREFSTNNPFKGSSGASVAAAAAAAVAVVESMVTNVDAVLPQPPVDVPLRKAKTKEGKGPNARRKPKASPRIPDIKKPKTKKVAPLKIKLGGFGSKRKRSSSEDDDLDVESDFDDASINSYSVSDGSTSRSSRSRKKLKAGKKKKKGEEDSTVAVDGYETDHQDYCEVCQQGGEIILCDTCPRAYHMVCLDPDMEKAPEGKWSCPHCEKEGIQWEAKEDNSEGEEILEDVVGDAEEEDDHHMEFCRVCKDGGELLCCDACPSSYHIHCLNPPLPEIPNGEWLCPRCTCPALKGKVQKILIWKWGQPPVGPPPPRPPDADPNAPPPKPLEGRPERQFFVKWQGMSYWHCSWVSELQLELHCQVMFRNYQRKNDMDEPPSGDFGGEEEKSRKRKNKDPKYAEMEERFYRYGIKPEWMMIHRILNHSVDKKGNVHYLIKWRDLPYDQASWESEDVDIQDYDLYKQAYWNHRELMRGEEGRPGKKLKKVKMRKLERPPETPTVDPTVKYDRQPEYLDVTGGTLHPYQLEGLNWLRFSWAQGTDTILADEMGLGKTVQTAVFLYSLYKEGHSKGPFLVSAPLSTIINWEREFEMWAPDMYVVTYVGDKDSRAIIRENEFTFEDNAIRGGKKASRMKKEAAVKFHVLLTSYELITIDMAILGSIDWACLIVDEAHRLKNNQSKFFRVLNGYSLQHKLLLTGTPLQNNLEELFHLLNFLTPERFHNLEGFLEEFADIAKEDQIKKLHDMLGPHMLRRLKADVFKNMPSKTELIVRVELSPMQKKYYKYILTRNFEALNARGGGNQVSLLNVVMDLKKCCNHPYLFPVAAMEAPKMPNGMYDGSALIRASGKLLLLQKMLKNLKEGGHRVLIFSQMTKMLDLLEDFLEHEGYKYERIDGGITGNMRQEAIDRFNAPGAQQFCFLLSTRAGGLGINLATADTVIIYDSDWNPHNDIQAFSRAHRIGQNKKVMIYRFVTRASVEERITQVAKKKMMLTHLVVRPGLGSKTGSMSKQELDDILKFGTEELFKDEATEGGDNKEGEDSSVIHYDDKAIERLLDRNQDETEDTELQGMNEYLSSFKVAQYVVREEEMGEEEEVEREIIKQEESVDPDYWEKLLRHHYEQQQEDLARNLGKGKRIRKQVNYNDGSQEDRGSRAVFLSDWQDDQSDNQSDYSVASEEGDEDFDERSEAARRPSRKGLRNDKDKPLPPLLARVGGNIEVLGFNARQRKAFLNAIMRYGMPPQDAFTTQWLVRDLRGKSEKEFKAYVSLFMRHLCEPGADGAETFADGVPREGLSRQHVLTRIGVMSLIRKKVQEFEHVNGRWSMPELAEIEENKKLSQPSSPSPKTPTPSTPGDTQPNTPAPVPPPEEGIKVEEGASAKEQGESSEPEKELSAAATETEVPMEQCAQPVETPPQEAKSPVNPTEADEKKVEEPEMKERPDEPMEVESKADVEKVEDRAPIENPPEPPIITLDEKDEKKDDDKRDVVMLQNGEMLKESVDERHKKAVKQRFMFNIADGGFTELHSLWQNEERAATVTKKTYEIWHRRHDYWLLAGIINHGYARWQDIQNDPRYAILNEPFKGEMNRGNFLEIKNKFLARRFKLLEQALVIEEQLRRAAYLNMSEDPSHPSMALNTRFAEVECLAESHQHLSKESMAGNKPANAVLHKVLKQLEELLSDMKADVTRLPATIARIPPVAVRLQMSERNILSRLANRSSEPPPPPPPQQVAQQQ